In Methanonatronarchaeum sp. AMET-Sl, one genomic interval encodes:
- a CDS encoding DNA polymerase II large subunit: protein MTKNNDIKDYHGKLEKEFKEAYNIAEKARSTGLDPSNKVEILPADDLAERVENLIGVQGLANKIRELEKQGHSREEICLKIADSMVEGSYPDLETPEEKVDAAVRSSVAILTEGVVAAPIEGIASITVDEDDFIRISYSGPIRSAGGTAQVISVLVADYVRRKTGVGAYMPTEKEIERYVEEIPLYKKIANLQYTPTDREIREIISNCSVMIDGEATEDTEVSGQRNLRRINTNAVRGGMCLVVAEGIALKARKLKKLVKAINIDGWSWLDSLIKEESDDEDKSLKPNKKYLADLIAGRPVFGHPSRPGGFRLRLGRSRNSGLATAGINPATMWITESFLSVGTQLKIERPGKAAGVVAVDTIEGPTVRLKNGEVTRIDTEKKAKKLKPKIDSILDVGEILINYGDFLENNHPLVPPSYTEEWWIQEAKQKTKHPTVSTAKDAVKLAKQGIPLHPDYTYLWHDITPKQTQKLRQHIKKTKQTKNNHLTIKYNQEIKQILETLLIQHKTNENKIKIDKDTAIALTYTLGLHKDIEKKPKPEEDTTNYIKRLSGFKIKRKSPTRIGCRMGRPEKSKERKMRPPTHLLFPVGEEGGSQRSVEKATEKRKIKVELNRRECLECKETTYKTTCSCGGNTKIKHTCISCGKETTDEEECPSCSRRTTGYQKFEIDISKEYRKALERIGERNNYKVLKGVKGLTSKDKTPEPLEKGILRAKHDLYVFKDGTIRYDLTDIPLTHFKPKEISTSIEKLRELGYTIDIEGKQLSNPNQILELKPQDVILSKESCNYFLEVTKFIDNLLQQHYNQPPYYNTNSLNQLMGTLLIGLAPHTSAGVLSRLIGYTTRSVNYAHPYFHAAKRRNCDGDEDCYMLLMDGLLNFSRHFLPDKTGGQMDAPLVLTATLDPTEIDDEAHNLDIQWQYPLELYQAAENYKYPSETKIEIGKDRLNTKNDLTGFGYSHPVNHIDTGPRKSAYRTLGPMIDKMQSQLKLAGMIKAVDEKEVAEKVIQSHFLPDLIGNLRAFSTQTVRCVKCNTKYRRPPLSGKCRNCGNTLTLTVHENSVKKYLEISMKIAEEYEVSNYIKERLELLETSINSLFENDLFQQKDLTEYM from the coding sequence ATGACCAAAAATAATGATATAAAAGATTACCACGGAAAACTTGAAAAAGAATTTAAGGAAGCCTACAACATTGCAGAGAAAGCAAGGTCAACAGGACTAGACCCATCTAACAAAGTCGAAATACTACCAGCAGACGACCTTGCAGAAAGAGTGGAAAACCTGATAGGTGTCCAAGGCCTTGCAAACAAGATTCGAGAACTGGAGAAACAAGGCCATTCCCGAGAAGAAATCTGCCTAAAAATAGCTGACAGCATGGTAGAAGGCAGCTATCCAGACCTAGAAACACCCGAAGAAAAAGTAGACGCAGCAGTAAGATCCAGCGTAGCAATACTAACAGAAGGAGTTGTCGCAGCACCAATCGAAGGAATCGCCTCAATAACAGTAGACGAAGACGACTTCATCAGAATATCCTATTCCGGCCCAATACGCAGTGCCGGTGGAACGGCCCAAGTAATCAGTGTTTTGGTAGCAGACTACGTAAGACGTAAAACCGGAGTAGGAGCCTACATGCCGACCGAAAAAGAGATAGAGCGTTACGTAGAAGAAATCCCATTATACAAAAAAATAGCCAACCTCCAGTACACACCAACCGACAGAGAAATCCGTGAAATAATATCAAACTGCTCAGTAATGATAGATGGAGAAGCAACAGAAGACACAGAGGTATCCGGCCAGAGAAACCTCCGCCGCATAAACACAAACGCAGTTAGAGGAGGAATGTGCCTAGTAGTAGCCGAAGGAATAGCCTTGAAGGCACGTAAACTAAAGAAACTGGTCAAAGCAATCAACATAGATGGATGGAGTTGGCTAGACTCATTAATAAAAGAAGAAAGCGACGACGAAGACAAATCCCTAAAACCGAACAAAAAATACCTAGCAGATTTAATCGCAGGCCGACCAGTCTTCGGACATCCATCAAGGCCAGGTGGATTTAGATTACGTCTCGGCAGATCAAGAAACTCAGGCCTCGCAACAGCCGGAATAAACCCAGCCACAATGTGGATAACAGAATCATTCCTATCCGTAGGAACACAACTAAAAATCGAGCGACCCGGTAAGGCCGCCGGCGTAGTAGCCGTAGACACCATAGAAGGCCCAACAGTCCGATTAAAAAACGGTGAAGTAACCCGAATAGATACAGAAAAAAAAGCAAAAAAACTTAAACCCAAAATAGATTCAATACTCGACGTCGGAGAAATCCTAATCAATTATGGAGACTTCCTCGAAAACAACCATCCATTGGTACCACCCAGCTATACAGAAGAATGGTGGATCCAGGAAGCAAAACAAAAAACCAAACACCCCACCGTTTCAACTGCAAAAGACGCTGTAAAACTAGCAAAACAAGGAATACCACTACATCCAGACTACACATACCTATGGCACGACATAACCCCCAAACAAACACAAAAACTACGTCAACACATAAAAAAAACAAAACAAACCAAAAACAACCACCTAACCATCAAATACAACCAAGAAATAAAACAAATACTCGAAACATTACTAATCCAACACAAAACAAATGAAAACAAAATAAAAATAGACAAAGACACAGCAATAGCCCTAACCTACACACTAGGCCTCCACAAAGACATCGAAAAAAAACCAAAACCAGAAGAAGACACAACCAACTACATAAAACGACTATCAGGCTTTAAAATCAAAAGAAAATCCCCAACAAGAATAGGATGCCGAATGGGTAGGCCAGAAAAATCAAAAGAACGAAAAATGCGGCCCCCAACACACCTCCTATTCCCAGTCGGAGAAGAAGGCGGTAGCCAGAGATCGGTAGAGAAAGCAACCGAAAAAAGAAAAATCAAAGTCGAATTAAACCGTAGAGAATGCCTTGAATGCAAAGAAACAACCTACAAAACAACCTGCAGTTGTGGAGGCAATACAAAGATAAAACACACCTGTATATCATGCGGCAAAGAAACAACTGACGAAGAAGAATGTCCAAGCTGCAGCCGCCGCACAACCGGATACCAAAAATTCGAGATAGATATCTCAAAAGAATATAGAAAAGCATTAGAACGCATCGGAGAAAGAAACAACTATAAAGTTTTAAAAGGCGTAAAAGGCCTTACATCCAAAGACAAAACACCAGAACCACTTGAAAAAGGCATATTAAGAGCCAAACACGACCTATATGTATTCAAGGACGGAACAATACGATACGACCTAACAGACATACCACTAACACACTTCAAACCCAAAGAAATATCCACATCAATAGAAAAACTCAGAGAACTCGGATACACCATAGATATAGAAGGAAAACAACTATCAAACCCAAACCAAATACTAGAACTCAAACCACAGGACGTAATACTCTCCAAAGAAAGCTGCAACTACTTCCTAGAAGTAACAAAATTCATAGACAACCTACTACAACAACACTACAACCAACCACCATACTACAACACAAACTCCCTAAACCAATTAATGGGAACACTCCTAATAGGCCTAGCCCCCCACACAAGCGCAGGCGTACTATCAAGACTAATCGGATACACAACACGCTCCGTAAACTACGCACACCCCTACTTCCACGCCGCAAAAAGACGAAACTGCGACGGAGACGAAGACTGCTACATGCTCCTAATGGACGGCCTACTAAACTTCTCCAGACATTTCCTACCAGACAAAACCGGAGGCCAAATGGACGCACCACTCGTACTAACAGCAACACTCGACCCAACAGAAATAGACGACGAAGCACACAACCTCGATATACAATGGCAATACCCACTAGAACTATACCAAGCAGCTGAAAACTATAAATACCCAAGCGAAACCAAAATAGAGATAGGAAAAGACCGCTTAAACACAAAAAACGACCTAACAGGATTCGGATACAGCCATCCAGTAAACCACATAGACACCGGACCCAGAAAATCAGCCTACAGAACACTAGGCCCAATGATAGACAAAATGCAATCCCAACTAAAACTAGCAGGAATGATAAAAGCAGTCGACGAAAAAGAAGTAGCTGAAAAAGTCATACAAAGCCATTTCCTACCAGACCTAATAGGAAACCTAAGAGCATTCTCAACCCAAACCGTCCGCTGTGTAAAATGCAACACAAAATACCGACGACCCCCACTATCAGGAAAATGCAGAAACTGTGGAAACACACTAACACTAACAGTACACGAAAACTCAGTAAAAAAATACCTCGAAATATCAATGAAAATAGCAGAAGAATACGAAGTCTCAAACTACATAAAAGAAAGACTAGAACTACTAGAAACCTCAATAAACAGCCTATTCGAAAACGACCTATTCCAACAAAAAGACCTAACAGAATACATGTAA
- a CDS encoding tRNA(Ile)(2)-agmatinylcytidine synthase, producing the protein MEIHLGIDDTDSRQGMCTTYLASTIVNEVIGDFQRPELVRLNPNIPWKTRGNGALAIRGTTPNYSEFKEEVIDTVNGLREPSSNTGIVFFKKDPRKHREIRLHSQKAIKNTIDPEDAVKLARKHGEIVGFGNKRGVVGALAAAGHTFNDMTLELLAYRERARWGTPRKIDKTMVYKASELHPLIWDTVDWKHKKIVIKPNSPCPVLYGIRGDHEKAIKKAHNTINSEPISHTTIFKTNQGTDEHITPQKIGEAKPMSSSKVVGEVVEPPKTIEGGHVIFKIKDSTGEIDCAAYEPTKKFRNKVRKLIKGDTVVVYGGITKSPPTINIEKFKLKQKKPKTKYVNPTCPSCGRNMKSAGKNQGYRCKKCKTTKPKKIKLELEREIEEGFYEVPPIARRHLAKPLIRMEMGYDQK; encoded by the coding sequence ATGGAAATACATCTGGGAATAGACGATACCGACAGCCGTCAAGGGATGTGCACAACATACCTAGCGTCAACCATAGTTAATGAGGTTATTGGAGATTTCCAAAGACCTGAGTTGGTTAGGCTGAATCCAAATATCCCATGGAAAACAAGGGGTAATGGAGCGCTAGCGATCAGGGGAACCACACCAAACTACAGTGAGTTTAAAGAAGAGGTAATCGATACCGTAAATGGTTTACGGGAACCAAGTTCAAACACAGGTATTGTTTTTTTTAAAAAAGACCCCAGAAAACATAGAGAAATCCGGTTGCATAGCCAGAAAGCAATAAAAAACACCATAGACCCTGAAGACGCAGTGAAGTTGGCTAGAAAACATGGAGAGATAGTTGGTTTTGGAAATAAACGTGGCGTAGTAGGTGCTTTAGCTGCAGCCGGCCACACCTTTAATGACATGACACTGGAGTTACTTGCCTACCGAGAGAGAGCGCGGTGGGGAACACCAAGAAAAATAGATAAAACTATGGTTTATAAAGCAAGTGAACTACATCCATTGATATGGGACACAGTTGACTGGAAACACAAAAAAATAGTTATAAAACCAAACTCCCCCTGCCCAGTCCTCTATGGAATAAGGGGAGACCATGAGAAGGCGATCAAAAAAGCACACAACACCATAAACTCCGAACCAATTAGCCATACAACGATATTCAAAACAAACCAAGGTACAGATGAACACATAACACCACAAAAAATCGGAGAGGCCAAGCCAATGTCCTCCAGTAAGGTCGTTGGAGAGGTAGTCGAGCCACCTAAAACAATTGAAGGCGGCCACGTAATATTCAAGATTAAAGACAGTACCGGCGAGATAGATTGTGCCGCATACGAACCTACAAAAAAATTCCGTAACAAGGTCCGGAAATTAATTAAAGGAGACACTGTAGTTGTCTATGGGGGAATAACAAAATCACCCCCTACAATCAACATAGAGAAATTCAAACTAAAACAAAAAAAACCGAAAACAAAATACGTAAACCCCACCTGCCCCAGCTGTGGAAGAAACATGAAGAGTGCAGGTAAAAACCAGGGATATCGATGTAAGAAATGCAAAACCACCAAACCCAAAAAAATAAAACTGGAGTTGGAAAGAGAGATTGAAGAAGGTTTTTATGAAGTCCCTCCAATCGCCAGAAGACATCTAGCCAAACCCCTAATCAGAATGGAGATGGGTTATGACCAAAAATAA
- a CDS encoding radical SAM protein — protein MNDKNVYSVYSGPGFEISFEVDGREAEMVRSGPFSRVVDYVASGFNQHASLDKVARVDDDRVYITCMVPTVPSGPFQRLVRNQVKRILLKRRPLESLMVLTTRRCQCSCEHCIVHGLKEGRELSTTELKQVIDEAIDLGVYHISFEGGEPTLRDDIDELIDYVDPELATTHLITNGLKLDQEMVDRLDRAGLEYLHISLDSPYEEEHDEFRGVEGTFQKALNGLKLGMEKGMLGVVEYTASPQNSDHERLEDLYTLCNEYGVDELLIDEVVPGGKWENKETNLLSKKDYRRLVEFQEEKNKLSDGPRVSRSYQYRDPDIMGCFGGRRWLWLSPTGEMLPCFHTALSFGNWREKGLKKGWKEMGKHPLFQKPQCTWSDPEYIENYFPYVEKASKEGRQPYPIKKVEQKNRKPK, from the coding sequence ATGAATGACAAAAATGTATATAGTGTGTATAGTGGTCCGGGGTTTGAGATTTCTTTTGAGGTAGATGGTAGGGAGGCGGAGATGGTTAGGTCTGGCCCTTTCTCTAGGGTTGTTGATTATGTTGCGAGTGGTTTTAATCAACATGCATCTCTTGACAAGGTGGCGAGGGTTGATGATGACCGTGTTTACATAACCTGTATGGTTCCAACGGTTCCAAGCGGGCCTTTCCAGAGGCTTGTCCGCAATCAGGTTAAGAGGATTTTGTTGAAGAGGAGGCCGCTTGAAAGCTTGATGGTTCTTACTACACGTAGGTGTCAATGTAGTTGTGAGCATTGTATAGTTCATGGGTTGAAGGAGGGTCGGGAGTTGTCGACAACTGAGTTAAAACAGGTTATAGATGAAGCAATCGATTTAGGTGTTTATCACATAAGTTTTGAGGGTGGTGAACCGACTTTAAGAGATGACATAGATGAATTGATTGATTATGTCGACCCTGAACTTGCAACTACACACCTTATAACTAATGGCCTTAAACTTGACCAAGAAATGGTTGATAGGTTGGATAGAGCTGGGTTGGAGTATCTCCATATAAGTTTAGACAGTCCATATGAAGAGGAACACGATGAATTCAGGGGTGTTGAGGGGACCTTCCAGAAAGCATTGAATGGATTGAAGTTAGGAATGGAGAAAGGAATGTTAGGAGTTGTTGAGTATACTGCAAGCCCCCAAAACTCAGATCATGAGAGGCTGGAAGACCTCTACACTCTATGTAATGAATATGGAGTAGATGAACTATTGATAGATGAGGTTGTACCTGGCGGTAAATGGGAGAATAAAGAAACAAACCTACTCTCAAAAAAGGATTACAGACGGTTAGTGGAGTTCCAGGAAGAGAAAAACAAGTTATCGGATGGTCCACGGGTTTCACGTTCATATCAATATAGAGACCCAGATATAATGGGTTGTTTTGGAGGCCGTAGATGGCTTTGGCTCAGTCCTACAGGCGAGATGTTACCTTGTTTCCACACAGCCCTGAGTTTCGGAAATTGGAGAGAAAAAGGATTAAAAAAGGGATGGAAAGAGATGGGTAAACATCCATTGTTCCAGAAACCACAGTGCACCTGGTCCGACCCCGAATATATAGAGAATTACTTCCCATATGTGGAGAAAGCCTCCAAGGAAGGCAGACAGCCATATCCAATAAAAAAAGTCGAGCAAAAAAACAGGAAACCAAAATAA
- a CDS encoding UbiA family prenyltransferase, which translates to MSVDEEYSIVDIGFGVAGPSGEGYKAKLLALLCVHRVLWLPWGVLGISAGLFLFMALTGEVLPLWKIVLGLLAAGLFTRVVSMADMVYDWWIGEDEALGPPNSSLPLVTGLLSPWTVLSLIILESVLCLAIAYLVFNLETFIVALVMLVWGITYSASPPIKNLTEFQRRNYRSLSGFMAVGGVAMVAPDLVLSWQSFLVASLVVVGCLAYHDKDSLRFRPLTPRETIIYTGVMSVLEIGLLFVVWIAFNLPWPFLALYLVLNIPKAREIIKALKKPLSHRTHIQLTHTGVLTYTVMLLLVNAAAIYIVL; encoded by the coding sequence ATGTCTGTTGATGAGGAATACTCGATAGTTGATATAGGGTTTGGGGTTGCCGGACCATCTGGAGAGGGATATAAAGCTAAGTTACTTGCCTTGTTATGTGTCCATCGGGTTTTATGGCTACCTTGGGGAGTATTAGGGATCAGCGCTGGCTTATTCCTCTTTATGGCTTTAACCGGCGAGGTACTGCCTTTATGGAAAATCGTGTTGGGTTTATTGGCTGCAGGCCTGTTCACCAGGGTTGTTTCGATGGCCGACATGGTTTATGATTGGTGGATAGGTGAAGATGAAGCGCTTGGCCCACCAAACTCTTCATTACCATTGGTAACAGGCCTGTTATCTCCATGGACTGTATTATCTCTAATAATTTTAGAGTCTGTTTTATGTCTTGCTATAGCGTATCTGGTGTTTAATCTTGAGACTTTTATTGTTGCTTTAGTGATGTTGGTTTGGGGAATTACCTATTCGGCAAGCCCGCCGATTAAAAACCTAACGGAGTTTCAGAGACGTAACTACCGTTCATTGAGTGGTTTTATGGCCGTTGGTGGTGTGGCTATGGTTGCGCCGGACTTGGTTTTGTCTTGGCAATCATTTTTGGTAGCGTCTCTTGTGGTTGTTGGTTGTCTAGCGTACCACGATAAAGATTCATTAAGGTTTAGGCCGCTTACCCCTAGAGAGACAATAATCTATACAGGGGTTATGTCTGTGCTTGAAATCGGTTTGTTGTTTGTAGTCTGGATTGCATTCAACCTGCCATGGCCGTTTCTAGCACTATACCTGGTTTTGAATATACCTAAGGCTCGAGAAATAATTAAGGCGTTAAAAAAACCATTGAGCCATAGAACACATATTCAGTTGACGCATACTGGAGTTTTAACTTATACCGTGATGTTGTTGTTGGTTAACGCAGCTGCAATATACATAGTGTTGTGA
- a CDS encoding ABC transporter substrate-binding protein produces the protein MKLNIGLIRGVCQLPGYVAIEKGFFEDVGLDVSYRVDPTAWLLPGQLSSGDLDFAIMPWTRTVKSRTVGQDLTVVAGSGYEETAVVVRADSDIEGLEDLKGKKISLPAEGGMKDLTTQAFFDDLGINSDNTDIYRMPSGDAAVISFLSGEVDASTNVEPYCTLAVEMGVGRIIARGEDVLPRSPGCSITTSESLIDEDRGLVRDVLKALIRAEQFVKENPVEASEMSRKYIGIAPEITREALRYNQPRLDIRGSVDSMDRIIGMMTELGYIDQAPEKFYDFSVYEEAVNDL, from the coding sequence TTGAAATTGAATATTGGTTTGATTAGGGGCGTTTGTCAGCTTCCAGGGTATGTTGCGATTGAGAAAGGGTTTTTTGAAGATGTTGGTTTGGATGTTTCGTATCGTGTTGACCCTACTGCTTGGCTTTTGCCCGGCCAGTTATCGAGTGGTGACTTGGATTTTGCTATCATGCCTTGGACTCGTACGGTGAAATCTAGGACTGTTGGTCAGGATCTTACTGTTGTTGCTGGCTCTGGTTATGAAGAGACGGCTGTGGTTGTTAGGGCGGACTCTGATATTGAAGGTCTTGAGGATCTTAAGGGTAAGAAGATATCGCTTCCTGCGGAGGGAGGTATGAAGGATTTAACTACTCAAGCGTTTTTTGATGACCTTGGGATTAATTCAGATAATACAGATATTTATAGGATGCCTAGTGGGGATGCTGCAGTTATCTCGTTTTTAAGTGGTGAGGTTGATGCCAGTACTAATGTTGAGCCTTACTGTACGTTGGCGGTTGAGATGGGTGTTGGCCGGATAATTGCTCGTGGTGAAGATGTGTTGCCAAGGTCTCCTGGATGTAGTATAACTACGAGTGAGAGTTTGATTGATGAGGATCGTGGTTTGGTTCGTGATGTATTGAAGGCGTTGATTCGTGCTGAACAGTTTGTTAAGGAAAACCCTGTTGAGGCAAGTGAGATGAGCCGTAAATACATAGGTATTGCTCCTGAGATAACTCGTGAAGCCCTTAGGTATAATCAACCTCGTCTTGATATACGTGGCAGTGTTGACAGTATGGATAGAATTATCGGTATGATGACTGAACTTGGATATATCGATCAAGCTCCAGAGAAGTTTTATGACTTCAGTGTTTATGAAGAAGCAGTTAATGATCTCTGA
- a CDS encoding PAS domain-containing sensor histidine kinase — translation MGGIFINEVGWARGSLEFFEHPDPMAYLDKDFSITMPNNAFFDLVGAESVSELGDSGVNVFVDEDEVRVKLVRSDGYPVEHVTTIQTVGGEERDVSILFKPISLCDKEYLARFRDITEDRNVERREELLRSILTHDIRNHNQVVLGHLELMKEDIGPSGLTERIDKVIDSVRSSLKTIDKIQKLAARLERRQIQRKSYSVVERYVVDAIDENRKQLDLNDIEIELRTYVDGEFDRDLACIKVDHFIVDVVSNLIENAIDHADCSLIKVQTCLKEGFFGIVVDDDGRGIRCEDPMVVFDVDYTERTTSGGIGLHLVKKMIESYDGVIRVGDSDLGGARFVIKLDRCGELSELS, via the coding sequence ATGGGGGGAATATTTATTAATGAAGTTGGTTGGGCCCGTGGAAGCCTTGAGTTTTTTGAGCATCCGGATCCTATGGCGTATTTAGATAAGGATTTTTCTATAACTATGCCTAACAACGCTTTTTTTGATTTGGTTGGCGCTGAATCAGTTAGTGAGTTGGGGGATTCTGGGGTTAACGTATTTGTTGATGAGGATGAGGTTCGGGTTAAATTGGTTAGGTCTGATGGATATCCGGTTGAGCATGTGACCACTATTCAGACTGTTGGTGGTGAAGAACGGGATGTCTCGATTTTGTTTAAACCTATTTCTCTTTGTGATAAAGAGTATCTAGCTAGATTTAGAGATATAACTGAGGATAGAAATGTTGAGAGGCGTGAAGAGTTGTTGAGGTCTATTTTAACCCATGATATCCGAAACCATAATCAGGTTGTTTTGGGGCATCTTGAGTTGATGAAGGAGGATATTGGTCCATCTGGTTTAACTGAACGTATAGATAAGGTTATTGATTCTGTTAGGAGTTCGCTTAAGACTATTGATAAGATTCAGAAGCTTGCAGCAAGGCTTGAACGCCGTCAAATCCAACGGAAGTCATATAGTGTGGTTGAGAGATATGTAGTGGATGCGATTGATGAAAATAGAAAACAACTTGATTTGAATGATATCGAGATAGAGTTAAGGACGTATGTTGATGGGGAGTTTGATCGGGACCTTGCTTGTATCAAGGTTGATCACTTTATTGTTGATGTGGTTTCCAACCTAATTGAGAACGCAATCGACCATGCGGACTGTAGTTTAATAAAGGTTCAGACTTGTCTCAAGGAAGGTTTTTTTGGGATTGTTGTTGATGATGATGGACGGGGAATTCGGTGTGAAGACCCAATGGTTGTTTTCGATGTAGATTATACTGAGAGAACTACTTCTGGAGGTATAGGACTACATCTTGTTAAAAAAATGATTGAGAGTTATGATGGCGTTATTCGGGTTGGAGATTCAGATTTAGGTGGAGCTAGGTTTGTTATAAAGCTAGATAGGTGTGGCGAGCTTAGTGAGTTGTCTTAA
- a CDS encoding transcriptional regulator: MSSIFPLKKKPQLKLEDPDVIELGSEEAEVVLDALSSKTTREVFLRIYEDPCAVSDIASETGNSIQNIKYHVDKLQKAGLIKVTGTWYSETGNEMNVYSPLNEAIVLVASHKSVEETLHRVVKSLGILAVFTGLGVYGLSSLMDFGVEEGAGIMTTDAGNLVGLGPLTMSPTIFVSLVFVLGLLAGVFGIYLSKQI; encoded by the coding sequence ATGTCTTCGATTTTCCCACTTAAAAAAAAGCCTCAATTAAAGCTTGAAGACCCCGACGTAATTGAGTTGGGGTCTGAAGAGGCTGAAGTAGTGTTGGATGCGCTGTCTTCCAAGACTACTAGAGAGGTTTTTTTACGGATTTATGAAGATCCCTGCGCCGTCTCAGATATAGCTAGTGAGACCGGTAACTCTATACAGAACATAAAATATCATGTTGATAAGCTTCAGAAGGCCGGTTTGATTAAGGTGACAGGTACTTGGTATAGTGAGACCGGTAATGAAATGAATGTTTACAGCCCATTAAATGAAGCTATAGTGCTTGTTGCAAGCCATAAATCGGTTGAAGAAACCCTTCATAGGGTGGTTAAGTCTTTGGGTATTTTAGCTGTGTTCACTGGTTTAGGGGTCTATGGTTTAAGTAGTTTGATGGATTTTGGTGTTGAGGAAGGTGCTGGAATTATGACGACAGATGCAGGAAACTTAGTTGGGTTAGGACCGTTAACGATGTCTCCAACTATTTTTGTTTCATTAGTTTTTGTTTTAGGTTTGTTGGCTGGAGTTTTTGGAATCTATTTATCGAAACAGATCTAA
- a CDS encoding PAS domain-containing sensor histidine kinase, whose amino-acid sequence MSFSGMDRAELEEELKIYRGRLEKAMEIGDLAWWEMELPSGLVKFNSRKSEMIGYPEDRFEHYSDFTELIHPDDYEKAMQAMRDHIEGRADRYEVEYRIEKRGGGYKWFRDVGGITEKSGEYQKITGVVIDITERKESQEREELLDSLLRHDIRNKIQVIQGYLDLLSEQELPKKADKYIDKSRNNIEESIDIIKKASKLREAKNEELMEIDIDSIVKEVVKQTQPMAEEKEIEIKIDTELKGEEALAGQLINQVFTNIIENAIQHSNATKIHIKREITRDKLIYSIEDNGKGIPKEKHDKVFKRAYTTDKNRGTGLGLFLVKTILSIYGSEIKLDKSKHGGAKFDVILQRAKQTPN is encoded by the coding sequence ATGTCATTTAGTGGTATGGATAGGGCTGAGCTTGAAGAGGAATTAAAGATTTATCGTGGAAGGTTGGAGAAGGCGATGGAGATTGGGGACCTTGCTTGGTGGGAGATGGAGTTGCCAAGTGGTTTAGTTAAATTTAATTCTAGAAAATCGGAGATGATTGGTTATCCTGAAGACAGATTTGAACATTACTCAGATTTTACAGAATTAATTCATCCGGATGATTATGAAAAAGCGATGCAGGCTATGCGAGACCATATTGAAGGTCGAGCTGATCGATATGAAGTTGAATATCGTATTGAAAAAAGAGGTGGAGGATATAAGTGGTTTAGAGATGTTGGAGGAATAACTGAAAAATCTGGGGAGTACCAAAAAATAACAGGGGTTGTTATAGATATAACTGAACGTAAGGAAAGTCAGGAACGAGAAGAACTACTAGATTCATTGCTAAGACACGATATCCGAAATAAAATACAAGTTATACAGGGATATCTAGACCTATTAAGCGAACAAGAACTACCAAAAAAAGCCGATAAATATATAGATAAATCAAGAAACAACATTGAAGAAAGCATCGATATAATAAAAAAAGCCTCTAAGTTAAGGGAAGCAAAAAATGAAGAGTTAATGGAAATCGACATAGATTCAATAGTCAAGGAAGTAGTAAAACAGACACAACCAATGGCTGAAGAAAAAGAAATAGAGATAAAGATCGATACCGAGTTAAAAGGTGAAGAAGCATTAGCAGGCCAACTAATAAACCAAGTTTTCACCAATATAATAGAAAACGCAATACAACACTCTAACGCAACAAAAATACATATAAAAAGAGAAATAACCAGAGACAAATTAATATACTCAATAGAAGACAACGGAAAAGGTATACCTAAAGAAAAACACGACAAAGTCTTCAAGAGAGCATATACAACAGACAAAAACCGTGGAACAGGCCTAGGCCTATTCCTAGTAAAAACAATACTATCAATATACGGATCCGAAATAAAACTAGACAAATCAAAACATGGCGGAGCCAAATTCGACGTAATACTACAACGCGCAAAACAAACCCCTAACTAA